The Altererythrobacter sp. Root672 genome includes a window with the following:
- a CDS encoding alginate export family protein produces the protein MKLWPLVPAAALCSSLAHAEEVKLTPSVDARLRYENVEQDGLPRDADAFTLRVRPGVTAKTGEWSALIEAEATVALSTGYNDGLNGKTQFPLVADPSNLEINRAQIRYTGSNGLTATAGRQRIELADQRFVGPAAFRQNEQTFDALRVQWTKGRLSADLTYAASVRTVNGSRGTGARPSAIDGDNVFALLGYRTDIGTLTGLAYLVDQDEAAVQNFRLSNQTYGLRFNGGLDITPGAKLGYTASWARQSDYHRNPNDYSADYLFGEATVAFSGFNAALGYEVLGADGGVPLTSVQTPLASFFRWNGWAGKFGTIPPDGLHDLYGTFGYTLKKVGPFQNINLAATWHQFDSDRLGRKYGDELDLVLSARHGPLGASIRYAGYRAETFATDTDKLLLTLEWAV, from the coding sequence ATGAAACTCTGGCCCTTGGTGCCGGCGGCCGCGCTGTGCAGCTCGCTCGCGCACGCCGAAGAGGTGAAATTGACGCCGTCGGTCGATGCCCGGCTACGGTACGAAAACGTCGAACAGGACGGACTGCCGCGGGACGCCGACGCCTTCACGCTGAGGGTGCGCCCGGGCGTAACGGCGAAGACCGGCGAATGGTCGGCCTTGATCGAGGCCGAAGCGACCGTGGCGCTTTCGACCGGATATAACGATGGCCTCAATGGCAAGACTCAGTTCCCGCTCGTCGCCGACCCGAGCAACCTCGAAATCAACCGCGCGCAGATCCGCTACACCGGCTCGAACGGGCTGACAGCGACAGCCGGGCGCCAGCGGATCGAACTCGCCGACCAACGCTTCGTCGGCCCCGCCGCGTTCCGCCAGAACGAGCAGACTTTCGACGCGCTGCGCGTGCAATGGACCAAAGGCCGCCTCAGCGCCGACCTGACTTACGCCGCGAGCGTCCGCACGGTGAACGGCTCTCGGGGAACCGGAGCGCGACCGAGCGCCATCGACGGCGACAATGTCTTTGCCCTGCTCGGTTACCGAACCGACATCGGCACGCTGACCGGCTTAGCCTACCTCGTCGATCAGGACGAAGCGGCGGTGCAGAACTTCAGGCTCTCGAACCAGACGTACGGCCTGCGCTTCAACGGCGGCCTCGACATCACGCCGGGCGCCAAGCTCGGTTACACGGCCAGCTGGGCCAGGCAGAGCGACTACCACCGCAATCCGAACGACTATTCGGCGGACTACCTGTTTGGCGAGGCGACGGTCGCGTTCAGCGGGTTCAATGCCGCGCTCGGCTATGAAGTTCTCGGCGCCGACGGCGGCGTTCCGCTCACCAGCGTGCAGACCCCGCTGGCCTCGTTCTTTAGGTGGAACGGTTGGGCCGGCAAATTCGGCACCATCCCGCCCGATGGACTGCACGATCTCTACGGCACGTTCGGCTATACCTTGAAGAAGGTCGGGCCGTTCCAGAACATCAATCTCGCGGCCACCTGGCACCAGTTCGACAGCGACCGCCTAGGGCGGAAATACGGCGACGAACTCGACCTGGTGCTTAGCGCCCGCCACGGGCCGCTGGGCGCCTCTATCCGCTACGCCGGCTATCGGGCGGAGACCTTTGCCACCGACACGGACAAGCTGCTGCTGACGCTGGAATGGGCGGTGTAA
- a CDS encoding tryptophan halogenase family protein — MAERSILIVGGGTAGWLTAAYLARFFDVARNPRIRITVLESPEIGIIGVGEGTFPTIRNTLRYIGIDESRFVRATSATFKQGIRFDNWVQTPAEGREEHFLHPFEAPFHAEGYSLVSYWLLQDERTRPPFAEAMSIQNRVAEAGRAPKRADEGDFAGPLNYAYHFDAARVAEVLSDHARALGVHHLQGLMTGVELDPVTGAIDHVVTREHGDLKADLYVDCSGFRAELIDGALGVPFKEVGDVLFTDRALACKLPYDEEGSPLRSYTVASAHQAGWIWDIGLSGAHGVGCVYSSAHMSDDEAAQALERYTGGRSLDVTPRKIPFRAGYRTRPWEKNCVAVGLAGGFLEPLESTGVVMIEAAAAMIAELFPHYGPADGPARRFNELMTARYESIIKFLKLHYCLSRRVEPFWRDNAAASSIPDQLQDLLEQWSYRPPSRFDFVLDHESFAFFNYQYILYGMGFRTDLSPVRDEFPHTDEAQKIFERIRHFGDQAARDLPAHRALIERMAAAEGS; from the coding sequence ATGGCTGAACGCTCGATCCTGATCGTGGGCGGCGGAACCGCGGGGTGGCTGACGGCAGCCTATCTCGCGCGGTTCTTCGACGTCGCCCGCAATCCGCGTATCCGGATCACGGTGCTGGAATCGCCCGAGATCGGCATCATCGGCGTGGGCGAGGGCACGTTCCCGACGATCCGCAATACCCTGCGCTACATCGGGATCGACGAATCCCGTTTCGTCCGCGCGACTTCGGCCACCTTCAAGCAGGGCATTCGCTTCGATAACTGGGTGCAGACCCCAGCCGAAGGGCGCGAGGAGCACTTCCTCCACCCGTTCGAAGCGCCGTTCCACGCCGAAGGCTACAGCCTGGTTTCCTATTGGCTGCTCCAGGACGAACGGACGCGCCCGCCGTTTGCCGAAGCGATGTCGATCCAGAACCGCGTCGCGGAAGCGGGGCGCGCGCCCAAGCGTGCGGACGAGGGCGATTTCGCCGGACCGCTCAACTATGCCTACCACTTCGATGCCGCGCGGGTGGCCGAAGTGCTGTCGGACCACGCCCGGGCTTTGGGCGTGCATCACCTTCAGGGGTTGATGACGGGTGTCGAACTCGATCCCGTGACCGGTGCGATCGACCATGTCGTGACTCGCGAGCATGGCGACCTGAAGGCCGATCTCTATGTCGATTGTTCCGGCTTCCGGGCCGAGCTTATCGACGGAGCGCTGGGCGTGCCGTTCAAGGAGGTCGGCGATGTCCTGTTCACCGACCGGGCGCTAGCCTGCAAGCTGCCTTACGACGAGGAAGGCTCGCCCTTACGCAGCTACACCGTGGCCTCCGCCCACCAAGCCGGATGGATCTGGGATATCGGCTTGTCGGGAGCGCACGGCGTGGGGTGCGTCTATTCCAGCGCCCACATGTCGGACGACGAGGCTGCGCAGGCGCTGGAGCGTTACACCGGTGGCCGCAGCCTCGACGTGACCCCGCGAAAGATCCCGTTCCGCGCCGGCTACCGCACTCGCCCATGGGAGAAGAACTGCGTGGCCGTCGGGTTGGCCGGGGGGTTTCTCGAACCGCTTGAATCGACCGGCGTGGTGATGATCGAGGCGGCGGCGGCGATGATCGCCGAACTGTTCCCGCACTACGGCCCCGCCGATGGCCCGGCCCGGCGCTTCAACGAACTGATGACCGCCCGCTACGAGAGCATCATCAAGTTCCTCAAGCTCCACTACTGCCTGAGCCGGCGGGTGGAACCGTTCTGGCGGGACAATGCCGCAGCGTCGTCGATCCCGGACCAGCTGCAGGACCTGCTCGAACAGTGGAGCTATCGCCCGCCGAGCCGGTTCGACTTCGTGCTCGACCACGAGAGCTTCGCGTTCTTCAACTACCAGTACATCCTCTACGGCATGGGCTTCCGTACCGACCTTTCGCCGGTGCGGGACGAATTCCCGCACACCGACGAAGCGCAGAAGATTTTCGAACGCATCCGCCACTTCGGCGATCAGGCGGCGCGGGATCTCCCAGCGCACCGCGCGCTGATCGAGCGGATGGCCGCGGCCGAAGGCTCTTAA
- a CDS encoding cation:proton antiporter, with product MASDLVSQFFAAAVDVFNAHGPAIQAEASLSPTDFSIRFFLQLAIIIATCRVVGWLGQKLLAQPQVVGEMIAGVVLGPSLLGLLFPDLQAAIFPKETKSVLYAGAQFGVGLYMFLVGATLRLDHFQTKAKSAVGVSIAGIATPFLMAFLITPFLLDIPGLFAEGISRFNATLFMGACIALTAFPMLARIINERGLANTSLGTLSLTAGAFDDAMSWCVLAIVLATFGAGAGVALLAIVSGLAYAAFLFFFGKRLLAPLGRAVEKSGEMSNTVLGITLCLFCLSAFLMDAAGLHAVFGGFLLGACMPRGKFVDELRRKVEPFAVVVLLPMFFTYSGLNTRMDMVNSVELLAIALVILVVSILAKFGACWAAARLSGEDNRTALGIGALMNSRGLMELIIINIGLQQGVIGPALFSMMVLMAIVTTMMAGPLFEAVYGKKARESGELDAIQGEAAPSAA from the coding sequence ATGGCTTCCGACTTGGTGAGTCAGTTTTTTGCGGCAGCGGTCGATGTGTTCAACGCACACGGACCAGCCATTCAAGCCGAGGCGAGCCTTTCGCCGACAGACTTTTCGATCCGCTTCTTCCTGCAGTTGGCGATCATCATCGCCACGTGCCGCGTCGTCGGCTGGCTGGGGCAGAAGCTGCTGGCGCAGCCGCAAGTGGTCGGCGAGATGATCGCCGGCGTCGTCTTGGGACCGTCGCTGCTCGGGTTGCTGTTTCCGGACCTTCAAGCGGCCATCTTCCCCAAGGAGACCAAGAGCGTCCTCTACGCCGGCGCCCAGTTCGGTGTGGGATTGTACATGTTCCTGGTCGGCGCAACGCTGCGGCTCGATCACTTCCAGACCAAAGCCAAGAGCGCCGTTGGCGTCTCGATTGCCGGGATCGCCACGCCGTTCCTGATGGCGTTCCTGATCACGCCATTCCTGCTCGATATTCCCGGCCTGTTCGCCGAGGGCATCAGCCGCTTCAACGCGACCCTGTTCATGGGCGCCTGCATCGCACTGACCGCCTTCCCGATGCTGGCCCGCATCATCAACGAGCGGGGATTGGCAAACACCTCGCTCGGCACCTTGTCACTTACGGCAGGGGCATTCGACGACGCCATGTCCTGGTGCGTCCTCGCGATTGTGCTGGCCACCTTTGGCGCCGGCGCCGGGGTTGCGTTGCTCGCGATCGTCAGCGGCCTGGCTTACGCCGCGTTCCTGTTCTTCTTCGGCAAACGCCTGCTCGCCCCCCTCGGCCGCGCGGTCGAGAAGAGCGGCGAGATGAGCAACACAGTGCTCGGCATAACCTTGTGCCTGTTCTGCCTCTCCGCCTTCCTGATGGACGCGGCCGGCCTGCACGCGGTGTTCGGCGGCTTCCTGCTCGGCGCTTGCATGCCGCGCGGCAAGTTCGTCGATGAGCTTCGGCGCAAGGTCGAGCCGTTCGCGGTCGTCGTGTTGCTGCCAATGTTCTTCACTTACTCCGGCCTCAACACCCGCATGGACATGGTCAATTCGGTCGAGCTGCTGGCGATTGCGCTCGTCATCCTGGTGGTGTCGATCCTCGCCAAGTTCGGCGCCTGCTGGGCGGCGGCGCGGCTTTCGGGCGAGGACAACCGCACCGCACTCGGCATCGGTGCGCTGATGAACTCGCGCGGATTGATGGAGCTCATCATCATCAACATCGGCTTGCAGCAGGGCGTAATCGGTCCGGCGCTGTTCTCGATGATGGTGCTGATGGCGATCGTCACCACGATGATGGCCGGCCCCCTGTTCGAGGCCGTCTACGGCAAGAAGGCCCGCGAAAGCGGCGAACTCGACGCCATTCAAGGCGAGGCAGCGCCAAGCGCCGCCTAA
- a CDS encoding PIN domain-containing protein, with protein MYLLDTGMLLDLREARRAGSEQALAAWAERTSAQQMFLSALTLLELENAAAVAARRGKDAGLAWRDWLDRQVSPAFDGRILPVDAAVVRRRAQIPYADDREGILAATALVNNLTLVTSEPRTYRAGRVKVLDPARFEPDSDSDADWREATRSGAAWLRNLLIR; from the coding sequence GTGTACCTTCTCGACACCGGAATGCTTCTCGACCTGCGCGAGGCTCGGCGCGCCGGGAGCGAACAGGCGTTGGCGGCCTGGGCGGAACGCACTTCGGCCCAGCAGATGTTCTTGTCCGCGCTCACTCTACTGGAGCTGGAGAACGCCGCGGCGGTTGCCGCGAGGCGCGGTAAAGACGCTGGTCTTGCCTGGCGGGACTGGTTGGATCGGCAAGTCTCTCCTGCCTTCGACGGAAGGATCCTGCCTGTCGACGCGGCCGTCGTTCGCCGTCGCGCGCAGATACCCTATGCGGATGATCGCGAGGGCATTCTCGCCGCCACCGCGCTGGTCAACAACCTGACGCTGGTGACCAGCGAGCCACGCACTTATCGCGCCGGCCGGGTAAAGGTCCTCGACCCCGCCCGGTTCGAGCCGGACAGCGACTCCGACGCCGATTGGCGCGAGGCCACGCGGTCGGGCGCGGCGTGGCTGCGCAATCTGCTGATCCGCTAG
- a CDS encoding type II toxin-antitoxin system Phd/YefM family antitoxin, which produces MKIVTAREFNQDVGKAKRLAASEPVFVTDRGRPTHVLLSIGAYRQLSGDRQTILDLIGAGPDSAPLRGLDPPTNLGARTTR; this is translated from the coding sequence ATGAAGATTGTTACGGCACGCGAATTCAATCAGGACGTCGGCAAAGCGAAGCGACTCGCGGCAAGTGAACCCGTATTCGTGACCGACAGGGGACGCCCGACTCACGTGCTCTTGAGCATCGGCGCTTACCGGCAGCTGAGCGGCGACCGGCAGACGATCCTCGATCTGATAGGAGCCGGACCTGATAGCGCTCCCTTGAGGGGGCTAGATCCGCCAACAAATTTGGGCGCCAGGACAACGCGCTAG